The following proteins come from a genomic window of Leptospira andrefontaineae:
- a CDS encoding Crp/Fnr family transcriptional regulator — MTSAVKIEAETNRVLPREIFPKENILHHHELNFTRRKISKNEILFSQGEQANGFYIVETGSIRSYRTSGSGEKQHTFKIYHPGNWVGIRDAAIGGNYLHHAVALVESTVLFVEEEELRRLLNSDSEFQNSVFRQVTIEAVEAENKIYSLGTRQVHAKLSEFLLQLSESQDSEEDLPFTREIMASMIGVTTETLVRALADFKSRGWVEIDKRKIVIKNEEALLRLLD; from the coding sequence ATGACTAGCGCAGTAAAAATCGAAGCTGAAACAAACCGAGTTTTACCAAGAGAAATTTTTCCAAAAGAAAATATTCTACACCACCATGAACTTAATTTTACCCGTAGGAAGATTTCCAAAAACGAGATCTTATTCTCTCAAGGAGAGCAGGCCAACGGATTTTATATAGTCGAGACCGGCTCCATCCGATCTTATAGAACTTCCGGTTCCGGAGAAAAACAGCATACATTCAAAATTTACCATCCAGGTAACTGGGTAGGGATCAGAGACGCTGCTATCGGCGGAAATTATCTGCACCATGCTGTTGCACTTGTTGAATCCACTGTTTTATTTGTGGAAGAAGAAGAACTCCGCAGACTTTTAAATTCTGATTCTGAATTCCAAAATTCAGTATTTAGACAAGTGACTATAGAAGCAGTAGAAGCGGAGAATAAGATCTATTCTTTAGGAACTCGTCAGGTTCACGCAAAACTTTCAGAATTTTTATTACAATTATCAGAGTCCCAAGACTCGGAAGAAGATCTTCCATTCACTCGTGAGATCATGGCATCCATGATCGGTGTGACTACAGAGACCTTGGTACGTGCCTTGGCTGATTTCAAAAGCAGAGGTTGGGTGGAGATAGACAAAAGAAAAATAGTTATCAAAAATGAAGAGGCTCTTCTTCGTTTATTGGATTAA
- a CDS encoding AraC family transcriptional regulator: MSKSAGKVPLIHLSEISENVQDKIFYAGRLEDLPPSFSEYDSSHRHSYFAVFYFSEGKGTHKIDFQNFEIEKNSIFFLKPGQVHSWKFDKKPKGFALKISPEFYLEQNEKNSELRNYPFFGYEPGLSRILLKNLSKLKSDFIRLVTEFEEGSEPKILFLLSQLILLQIKKEYDTSSELFIKKNRPVFEFQSLLEKHFLKERGTSFYSRRLGLAPNTLNRLCQNILGKSAKSVIHDRVLLECKRLLIHSDLNITQICFELGFMDNAYFSRYFKKQTGVTPEQFRESGRKAQ, encoded by the coding sequence ATGTCTAAATCGGCGGGGAAAGTTCCTTTGATCCATTTGTCCGAAATTTCGGAAAATGTTCAGGATAAAATATTCTACGCGGGTAGGTTGGAAGACCTACCTCCTAGTTTTTCTGAATATGATAGCTCTCACAGACATTCTTACTTTGCGGTTTTTTATTTTTCGGAAGGAAAAGGAACTCATAAGATAGATTTCCAAAATTTTGAAATAGAAAAGAATTCGATTTTCTTCTTAAAACCCGGACAGGTTCATTCTTGGAAATTTGATAAGAAACCAAAAGGATTCGCTCTAAAGATCAGTCCTGAATTCTATCTGGAACAGAATGAAAAAAATTCCGAACTTAGAAATTATCCGTTTTTCGGATATGAACCCGGGTTATCTAGGATCTTACTCAAAAATCTCTCAAAACTAAAGTCAGACTTTATCAGATTGGTAACCGAATTCGAAGAAGGTTCGGAACCTAAAATTTTATTTTTACTCAGCCAATTGATCTTATTGCAGATCAAAAAAGAATACGATACTTCTTCCGAATTATTCATAAAGAAGAATCGACCCGTTTTCGAATTTCAAAGTTTATTAGAAAAACATTTTCTAAAAGAAAGAGGGACTTCTTTTTATTCCAGAAGATTGGGCCTTGCTCCTAATACTTTAAATCGTCTTTGCCAAAATATTTTAGGAAAATCTGCCAAGTCCGTGATCCATGATAGGGTTTTACTTGAATGTAAAAGATTATTGATACATTCGGATCTGAATATCACTCAGATCTGTTTTGAGTTGGGATTTATGGATAATGCATATTTCAGTAGATATTTTAAAAAACAGACAGGTGTGACCCCCGAACAATTCAGGGAGTCTGGACGAAAAGCACAATAA
- a CDS encoding MBL fold metallo-hydrolase, translated as MKKVHSSRKWLFPVLVVLLGGSFFYTCQAMGKKAEGERLIRIQASPHWKDGQFVNPQPLINDFWMALGSMFRQSVDVSPKDPVPVVYVEKSRFSKLPESGLRVTWFGHSSTLIELDGVRILTDPVWSQRTSPSSWIGPKRWYPPLISLEDLPEIDLVLISHDHYDHMDFGTISKLKDRNILFVVPLGLGANLSYWGVPTEKIMEMDWWETAKIKNLEIVSTPARHASGRYLLDNDEKLWSSYALLGPKHRVYFSGDTGLFPKMKDIGEKYGPFDLTMIETGQYNQAWPDWHIGPEQAVIAHTQLKGKVLLPIHWGLFALASHGWTEPIERVLEKSKELGVTVITPKPGESAEPGLQKDYIAWWPKLPYNSAKEDPILSSQLEENTASAR; from the coding sequence ATGAAGAAGGTACACAGCTCTCGAAAATGGCTCTTCCCGGTCCTGGTCGTCCTCCTGGGTGGATCATTTTTTTATACCTGCCAAGCAATGGGTAAAAAGGCGGAAGGAGAAAGACTGATCAGAATACAAGCCTCTCCTCACTGGAAGGATGGGCAATTCGTAAACCCTCAACCTCTGATCAACGATTTCTGGATGGCATTGGGTAGTATGTTCAGACAAAGTGTGGATGTAAGTCCTAAAGATCCTGTCCCGGTTGTTTATGTGGAAAAATCAAGATTTTCTAAATTACCTGAATCTGGTTTGAGGGTCACTTGGTTTGGACATTCTTCTACATTGATAGAATTAGATGGAGTTAGGATCCTGACTGATCCTGTTTGGTCCCAAAGAACTTCACCTTCTTCATGGATTGGTCCTAAAAGATGGTATCCTCCTTTGATTTCATTGGAAGATCTTCCTGAAATTGATCTAGTATTAATTTCTCACGATCATTATGATCATATGGATTTCGGGACAATTTCAAAACTAAAAGATCGAAACATACTATTTGTAGTTCCGCTTGGTTTGGGAGCGAATCTTTCCTATTGGGGAGTTCCGACAGAAAAGATCATGGAGATGGATTGGTGGGAAACTGCGAAGATCAAAAACTTAGAAATAGTAAGCACTCCTGCAAGACATGCGTCCGGTAGATATCTTCTAGACAATGATGAAAAACTTTGGTCCAGTTATGCTCTTCTTGGGCCAAAACATAGAGTTTATTTTTCGGGAGATACAGGATTATTCCCTAAGATGAAAGATATCGGCGAAAAATACGGACCTTTCGATCTTACTATGATTGAAACAGGTCAATATAACCAAGCTTGGCCGGACTGGCATATCGGGCCGGAACAAGCAGTCATCGCTCATACACAACTCAAGGGAAAGGTCCTTCTTCCGATCCATTGGGGGCTTTTTGCTCTTGCTTCTCATGGATGGACTGAGCCTATAGAAAGAGTTTTAGAAAAATCTAAAGAACTTGGGGTTACGGTGATCACTCCTAAACCTGGAGAAAGTGCGGAACCTGGTTTACAAAAAGATTATATTGCCTGGTGGCCTAAACTTCCTTATAATTCCGCAAAGGAAGATCCTATCTTATCCAGCCAATTGGAAGAAAATACTGCGAGCGCGAGGTAA
- a CDS encoding LytR/AlgR family response regulator transcription factor, with protein sequence MTEWKTLIVEDEAPTRELLVNYCLARPELKLVKVAKDGEEALEYLQNEEFHLAFLDINLPILSGLDILERLENPPYIIFITALRDKAIEAFEFGVIDYLLKPFSKERFFKAVDRALEILGNEADKPSKNIFNEHGLFILEKENHFLIPYGEIIYISSRDNFSVVHTEKRQYVTYKSLKSLEQKLPPGKFLRIYKQYIINLEKLSHLQSDNMGNYSVHLKDEDETQLPVGRKYISKIKELL encoded by the coding sequence ATGACAGAATGGAAAACACTAATCGTTGAGGATGAGGCACCTACCAGGGAACTACTCGTAAATTATTGTTTAGCCCGACCGGAATTAAAATTAGTAAAAGTCGCTAAAGATGGGGAGGAAGCGTTAGAATATCTTCAGAATGAAGAATTCCATCTTGCGTTTTTGGATATCAATCTTCCTATTCTTTCCGGTTTAGATATTTTAGAAAGACTGGAAAATCCTCCTTACATTATTTTTATCACTGCCCTAAGAGACAAAGCAATCGAAGCATTTGAATTTGGAGTGATAGATTATCTTCTCAAACCATTTTCTAAAGAACGATTTTTTAAGGCCGTGGATCGTGCATTAGAAATTTTGGGGAATGAGGCGGATAAACCTTCTAAGAATATTTTTAATGAACATGGGCTTTTTATTTTAGAAAAGGAAAATCATTTTCTAATTCCCTATGGAGAGATCATCTATATTTCTTCCAGAGATAATTTTAGTGTGGTCCATACCGAAAAAAGACAGTATGTAACTTATAAATCCTTGAAAAGTCTCGAGCAAAAACTTCCTCCTGGCAAGTTTTTGAGAATATATAAACAATACATAATTAATCTGGAAAAGTTATCTCATTTACAAAGTGATAATATGGGAAATTATTCAGTTCATTTAAAAGATGAGGATGAAACACAACTTCCTGTAGGAAGAAAATATATCTCCAAGATTAAAGAACTTCTTTAA
- a CDS encoding TetR/AcrR family transcriptional regulator, whose amino-acid sequence MTRKISLIDEERKKEILDAALYCFLQFGYAKTSMDDIAKQANLSRPLLYLKFKNKEDLYEGIFDYTLEGSYEEAEKILSQNISSKQKLLRVCELVLIEPWAKIEGKPKTSEFYETCSKLSPKSTQKYERQIIKFAEQILGDKETAKVFFLALEGLSADLPKTKVLRKRVELLTEKFAR is encoded by the coding sequence ATGACCCGAAAGATATCTCTCATAGATGAGGAAAGAAAAAAGGAAATTTTAGACGCCGCCTTATACTGTTTTCTTCAATTTGGGTATGCCAAAACTTCCATGGATGATATCGCCAAGCAGGCGAATTTGTCTCGCCCTCTTCTATATTTAAAATTCAAGAACAAGGAAGATCTATACGAAGGGATCTTCGATTATACCTTGGAAGGAAGTTATGAAGAAGCGGAGAAGATTTTAAGCCAAAATATTTCCTCTAAACAAAAACTCCTGCGCGTCTGTGAGTTAGTATTGATCGAGCCCTGGGCTAAAATAGAAGGAAAGCCCAAGACCTCAGAGTTTTATGAAACCTGTTCTAAATTATCTCCAAAGAGCACTCAAAAATACGAACGCCAAATTATCAAATTCGCGGAACAGATATTAGGAGACAAAGAAACTGCAAAAGTGTTTTTCCTGGCCTTGGAAGGACTTTCTGCAGATCTTCCAAAAACAAAAGTATTACGTAAAAGAGTGGAATTACTCACAGAAAAATTCGCACGTTAG
- a CDS encoding PAS domain S-box protein, with protein MENEVRIKKVLDNMPILFFSLDENLRPVSWNYECERVLGFSSEEILNDKNFSFKNLIQVKGEGESSGFNPELLNSEFKNWELDLISKDGKTKLVSLSNISSESGSINWFVGVDITRTKEIERELTSSLKELSDFQTALNAVSIVAITDKAGTIIYVNQNFCDISGYSRDELLGHNHRIINSGYHPKEFFVDLWKTIAKGKIWKGEIKNKAKDGRYYWVDTTISPILDSNGKPYQYLAIRNDITERKETEEKARHAENNLKILQDRMSPHFLFNTLSIIHSYLQTNPGLADSAILMLADNYRFLMDQANQQLVPFDIEWEFMENYLQLLKLRFSDFLEVESEKSGNFRQCQIPPLTLQPLVENSYIHGLRDRKGKGKISVKASIEDGKTLVTIRDNGKGLSDANIHSRSIANISERLKFYLYDSEVKIENHPEGGAIVTIGFKSAKN; from the coding sequence ATGGAAAACGAAGTTAGAATAAAAAAAGTTTTGGATAATATGCCTATCCTATTCTTTTCCTTGGATGAGAACCTTAGGCCTGTTTCCTGGAACTATGAATGTGAAAGAGTTTTAGGATTTTCTTCCGAAGAAATTCTAAACGATAAAAACTTCTCCTTTAAAAATCTAATCCAGGTAAAAGGGGAGGGAGAATCTTCCGGATTCAATCCTGAACTTTTGAACTCTGAGTTCAAAAATTGGGAATTGGATCTAATCTCTAAGGATGGAAAAACAAAGTTAGTCTCTCTTTCTAATATTTCGTCTGAGTCAGGCTCCATAAATTGGTTTGTGGGTGTGGATATCACAAGGACCAAGGAGATCGAAAGAGAATTAACGAGTTCATTAAAGGAACTTTCCGATTTTCAGACTGCACTTAATGCGGTTTCGATCGTTGCGATCACGGATAAAGCCGGTACGATCATTTATGTGAACCAAAACTTCTGTGATATAAGCGGTTATTCAAGAGATGAACTTTTAGGCCATAACCATCGTATCATCAACTCCGGGTACCACCCTAAGGAATTTTTTGTAGATCTCTGGAAGACGATTGCAAAAGGAAAGATCTGGAAGGGTGAGATTAAGAACAAAGCAAAAGACGGAAGATATTACTGGGTGGATACAACCATTTCTCCTATCTTGGACAGTAATGGAAAACCTTACCAATACCTTGCGATCCGAAACGATATTACCGAAAGAAAAGAAACAGAGGAGAAGGCGAGACACGCAGAGAATAATCTGAAAATCCTACAAGATAGGATGAGCCCTCATTTCCTTTTTAATACTTTAAGTATTATTCATTCTTATTTACAAACAAATCCCGGACTTGCTGATTCTGCAATTTTGATGCTTGCAGATAATTATAGATTTCTAATGGACCAAGCGAATCAGCAACTTGTCCCGTTCGATATAGAATGGGAGTTTATGGAAAATTATCTCCAACTTTTGAAACTCAGATTTTCTGATTTCTTGGAAGTAGAATCTGAAAAGTCGGGAAATTTTAGACAATGCCAAATCCCTCCCTTAACTTTGCAACCTCTTGTGGAAAATTCTTATATTCATGGTTTAAGAGATAGGAAAGGAAAAGGTAAGATCAGCGTAAAAGCTTCTATCGAAGATGGAAAAACTTTAGTGACCATCCGAGATAATGGAAAGGGCCTAAGTGATGCAAATATTCATTCCAGAAGTATTGCAAACATCTCGGAACGTCTGAAATTTTATCTTTACGATTCCGAAGTAAAAATTGAAAATCATCCTGAGGGTGGCGCGATAGTCACTATCGGTTTTAAATCAGCGAAAAATTAG
- a CDS encoding HdeD family acid-resistance protein, producing the protein MTNITFQDSKHWWIQILVGVLWITTGIATVLFPGQSFLVLALAFSVILAATGASHIIFSLYNKKHTEIFIWNLVVGILDILIGSLLFLHPEITAVTLPFVFGFLLIFRSVSLISFSIEIRRLRNSHWGYVLVLGISTLLFAIFVLFFPLIGIFTIVFWTGIGFLISGLGNLYLGWKEFKIERRKS; encoded by the coding sequence ATGACAAACATAACATTTCAAGATTCCAAACATTGGTGGATCCAAATATTAGTTGGAGTCCTTTGGATCACAACCGGTATCGCAACCGTGCTTTTTCCAGGACAAAGTTTTTTAGTATTGGCTCTTGCTTTTTCCGTAATCTTAGCTGCCACCGGGGCAAGCCATATCATCTTTTCTTTATATAATAAAAAACACACCGAGATATTCATCTGGAATTTAGTGGTAGGAATCCTAGACATTTTGATAGGTTCCTTATTATTCCTCCATCCGGAAATCACCGCAGTCACACTCCCATTTGTATTCGGATTTTTACTGATATTTCGGTCCGTTTCCTTAATATCCTTCTCTATCGAAATACGCAGGTTAAGAAACTCTCATTGGGGATATGTTCTCGTGTTAGGTATTTCCACCTTACTTTTTGCGATATTCGTATTGTTCTTTCCTTTGATAGGAATATTTACGATCGTTTTCTGGACCGGTATTGGATTTTTAATATCAGGCTTGGGGAATTTATATTTAGGATGGAAAGAATTCAAAATAGAGAGACGTAAATCATAA
- a CDS encoding DoxX family protein, whose product MLEKFFATEPNFIFTVARLVLGIVMIPHGAQKLFGWFGGYGWSSTLGFFSSQGIPTLIGVLVILAESFGALGLILGFCTKLSAFGIGITMLGAAIFQRQNGFFMNWFGNQAGEGYEYHVLAMGLAFILTFSGGGAYSLDTVFSEKLK is encoded by the coding sequence ATGTTAGAGAAGTTTTTTGCAACCGAGCCGAATTTTATTTTTACGGTAGCTAGATTGGTTTTGGGGATTGTTATGATCCCTCATGGCGCTCAAAAATTATTCGGATGGTTCGGCGGTTATGGTTGGAGTTCTACTCTGGGATTTTTTTCCTCGCAGGGAATTCCTACCCTCATCGGAGTTCTTGTGATCTTGGCAGAATCTTTCGGAGCTTTGGGATTGATCTTGGGATTTTGTACTAAATTATCCGCTTTTGGGATAGGTATCACAATGTTGGGAGCGGCGATATTCCAAAGACAAAACGGATTTTTTATGAACTGGTTTGGGAACCAAGCAGGAGAAGGTTATGAATATCATGTCTTAGCAATGGGACTTGCGTTTATCCTGACATTCTCCGGCGGAGGAGCTTATTCATTAGATACGGTATTTTCCGAAAAATTGAAATAG
- a CDS encoding NAD-dependent epimerase/dehydratase family protein, giving the protein MKLKVIITGSTGMVGEGVLLECLEDPNIEKILLLNRKPYGISHPKVEEVLHSDFSDISAIKEKLKGYNVCFFCSGVSSIGLSEEEFFKLTHTLTLHVASTLASLNPNMSFSYISGAGTDSTEKGKTMWARVKGKTENDLLKLPFAKVYNFRPGYMHPTPGAKNTLSAYKYIGWSFPILRTIFPKRVSTLKQLAVAMIRASENGYSKNTIEVEDILELSKT; this is encoded by the coding sequence ATGAAATTAAAAGTAATCATCACAGGTTCCACAGGAATGGTGGGAGAAGGTGTTTTGTTAGAATGTTTAGAAGATCCGAATATAGAAAAGATACTTCTGTTGAACAGAAAACCTTATGGCATTTCTCATCCGAAAGTAGAGGAGGTCCTACATTCTGATTTTTCAGATATTTCCGCAATCAAAGAGAAACTGAAAGGATATAATGTATGCTTTTTCTGCTCGGGGGTTTCTTCTATTGGATTAAGTGAAGAAGAATTTTTCAAACTCACTCATACATTGACATTGCATGTAGCGAGCACATTAGCTTCTTTAAATCCTAATATGAGTTTTTCCTATATTTCCGGAGCAGGAACAGATAGCACTGAAAAAGGAAAAACAATGTGGGCAAGAGTAAAAGGTAAAACAGAAAACGATCTATTAAAACTTCCTTTTGCAAAGGTGTATAATTTCCGTCCAGGTTATATGCATCCAACTCCTGGAGCAAAAAATACTTTATCAGCTTACAAATATATTGGTTGGAGTTTTCCAATCTTAAGAACGATTTTCCCAAAACGTGTTTCTACTCTGAAACAACTTGCCGTTGCTATGATACGTGCGAGTGAAAATGGTTATAGTAAGAATACTATAGAAGTGGAGGATATTTTGGAGTTGTCCAAGACCTAA
- the ccoS gene encoding cbb3-type cytochrome oxidase assembly protein CcoS: MNALYLTIPIALMISFGAFYIFLLNLKSGQYEDIEGPKYRMLFEEDKQDKSN, translated from the coding sequence ATGAACGCTTTGTATTTAACAATTCCGATCGCACTCATGATCTCATTCGGAGCATTTTACATATTCCTACTCAATCTCAAATCAGGCCAATATGAAGATATCGAGGGCCCTAAATACAGAATGTTATTCGAAGAAGACAAACAGGACAAATCGAATTAG
- a CDS encoding MBL fold metallo-hydrolase RNA specificity domain-containing protein produces the protein MEKQKEDRLAILQFLGGVGTVTGSKYLLKVFGKTILIDCGLFQGEKKLRLLNWDSDQFFPTEIDHILLTHGHLDHCGYLPRAVKKGFRGKIFGTKPTLDVANIVLKDSAKLQEEDAELANAGGYSKHKPAFPLYDSEDAEKTIKLFQAVEIGEWFELEPNIRFRFRYNGHILGASFIELKVGNKTLIFSGDIGRDEDALLFAPEKPEEGDIILIESTYGNRIHRGNPIKRLAQLIHEFSTSKGTIIIPCFAVERIQAVMYLIWKLMKEGEIPNIPVYMDSPMGSKVLDLFNVYGSEWHKLKEEELAELKEDIFCITESSETKKIANKRGPKIVIAGSGMATGGRVLSYLEHSLGDPNSLVLFVGYQAKETRGNKLLRGDTEIKIRGKYHQVRCDVQNIDGLSAHADQTELINWLSKIKTPPKEVFIVHGEEDASRILGNRIRNVYGWETRIPERGEVFEFEV, from the coding sequence GTGGAGAAGCAGAAAGAGGATCGTCTCGCAATTTTACAATTTTTAGGAGGAGTGGGAACGGTTACCGGTTCCAAATATCTCTTAAAAGTATTCGGTAAAACTATACTGATAGATTGCGGGCTTTTTCAAGGAGAGAAAAAGTTAAGACTTTTAAACTGGGACTCGGACCAATTTTTTCCAACCGAAATAGATCATATTCTTCTTACCCATGGGCATTTGGACCATTGCGGATATTTGCCAAGAGCGGTCAAAAAGGGATTTAGAGGCAAAATATTCGGTACAAAACCTACATTAGATGTAGCTAATATAGTTCTGAAAGACAGTGCAAAACTGCAGGAAGAAGACGCAGAACTTGCAAATGCTGGCGGATATTCCAAACATAAACCCGCTTTTCCTTTATACGATAGTGAGGATGCGGAAAAAACGATCAAATTATTCCAAGCAGTGGAGATTGGAGAATGGTTCGAACTGGAACCGAATATACGATTTCGTTTCAGGTATAATGGCCATATTTTAGGAGCTAGCTTCATAGAGTTGAAGGTCGGAAATAAGACCTTAATTTTCTCAGGAGATATTGGAAGAGATGAGGATGCTCTTTTATTTGCTCCGGAAAAGCCCGAAGAAGGGGATATTATCCTAATTGAATCCACTTATGGAAACAGGATCCATAGGGGAAATCCGATCAAACGTTTGGCCCAGTTGATCCATGAATTCTCCACTTCTAAAGGGACAATTATCATTCCTTGTTTTGCCGTAGAAAGAATTCAGGCAGTCATGTATTTGATTTGGAAATTAATGAAAGAGGGTGAGATCCCTAATATTCCGGTGTATATGGATTCTCCCATGGGTTCCAAAGTTTTAGATTTATTTAATGTATACGGAAGTGAATGGCATAAATTAAAGGAAGAAGAGTTAGCCGAACTTAAAGAAGATATATTCTGCATCACTGAATCTTCCGAGACCAAAAAAATAGCTAACAAACGAGGTCCTAAAATTGTGATCGCTGGAAGTGGAATGGCCACAGGGGGGAGAGTACTTTCTTATTTGGAACATTCTTTAGGAGATCCTAATTCTTTAGTATTATTCGTAGGTTACCAGGCGAAAGAGACCAGGGGAAATAAACTATTAAGGGGGGATACGGAGATCAAGATTCGAGGCAAATACCACCAAGTTAGATGCGATGTCCAGAATATAGATGGACTATCCGCTCATGCCGATCAAACGGAACTGATCAATTGGTTATCCAAGATCAAAACACCACCTAAAGAAGTGTTCATTGTGCATGGGGAAGAGGATGCAAGTCGGATCTTGGGAAATAGGATCCGCAATGTATATGGTTGGGAAACAAGAATCCCGGAAAGGGGAGAAGTTTTCGAATTCGAGGTGTAA
- a CDS encoding dienelactone hydrolase — protein MNRVQLKGELFIPSQAAFLAVLVLDEKEDKFADRFSKMRNFLNERGVATLFLKGLLTQEEREIHANRSDINLLSDRLSEITKQIKNIDGANSLKISYIGSSAIAARMFRAAGSSDSPVESLILIGNGLQEYSGKFLNASVLNILGELDFTGRIVNRSVLSKIESSIKKVYFVPGSPSHFEDNTKWFMVSEAIQRWYLFPEKRSREFSEF, from the coding sequence GTGAATCGGGTCCAGCTGAAAGGAGAACTTTTTATTCCAAGCCAGGCTGCGTTTTTAGCGGTCCTGGTTTTGGATGAGAAGGAAGACAAATTTGCGGATCGATTTTCTAAGATGAGAAATTTTCTGAATGAAAGGGGAGTGGCTACTCTTTTTCTAAAAGGTTTATTGACCCAAGAAGAAAGGGAAATCCACGCAAATCGTTCCGATATTAATCTTTTGTCAGATCGTCTTTCGGAGATCACTAAACAGATCAAAAATATAGACGGTGCAAATTCTTTAAAAATTTCTTATATAGGTTCGTCCGCAATTGCCGCTAGAATGTTCCGGGCAGCCGGAAGTTCAGATTCTCCCGTGGAAAGTTTGATACTGATAGGGAATGGTCTCCAAGAGTATAGTGGAAAGTTCTTGAATGCTTCCGTATTAAATATTTTAGGTGAACTTGATTTTACCGGAAGAATAGTGAATCGTTCTGTTCTTTCTAAGATAGAAAGCTCTATTAAAAAAGTCTATTTTGTACCTGGATCTCCCAGCCATTTTGAGGATAATACAAAATGGTTCATGGTATCGGAAGCGATACAAAGATGGTATCTATTCCCTGAAAAAAGATCCAGGGAATTCTCCGAATTTTAA
- a CDS encoding sulfite exporter TauE/SafE family protein, whose protein sequence is MELVSAILFGSFLNGLTGSFHCLGMCGPLAGSLNLTLSPSDKKTSPVLLQILYNLGRLVSYTSIGLGFGFLGNITNQSLSLLLPAQEFAAWFGAAFILLFGVSILFQKDWTQNRFFSKVFSKVGSKLLKARENKSPSSRLVIGFTFGMLTGFLPCGILYPAFVMAFATGSPAFGALSMFFFFLGTFPLLFGFGLGSRMILAKFGKDKLKLAGFAIILLSISLMLFRMNHTHDHHSEPGEKTEEGGHHHHHH, encoded by the coding sequence ATGGAACTGGTATCTGCGATATTATTCGGATCTTTTTTAAATGGATTAACAGGTTCTTTCCATTGTCTGGGAATGTGCGGACCTTTAGCGGGAAGTTTAAATCTAACACTTTCTCCTTCTGACAAAAAAACGAGTCCTGTCCTTTTACAAATTTTATATAATCTAGGGAGATTGGTTTCTTATACTTCTATCGGTTTGGGTTTTGGATTTTTAGGAAACATCACAAACCAAAGCCTTTCACTCTTACTTCCTGCTCAAGAATTTGCAGCTTGGTTTGGAGCAGCTTTTATACTTCTCTTCGGAGTTTCTATCCTATTCCAAAAAGATTGGACCCAAAATAGGTTTTTTTCCAAAGTATTCTCTAAAGTTGGATCTAAACTTCTAAAAGCCAGAGAGAATAAAAGCCCAAGTTCTCGCTTAGTGATCGGATTTACATTCGGAATGCTGACTGGATTTCTACCTTGTGGAATTTTATATCCCGCATTCGTAATGGCATTTGCAACAGGTTCACCGGCATTCGGCGCACTCAGTATGTTCTTTTTCTTTTTAGGTACATTTCCTTTACTTTTCGGATTTGGTTTAGGATCCAGAATGATCTTAGCGAAATTCGGAAAAGACAAACTCAAACTCGCAGGCTTTGCGATCATTCTTCTTTCTATTTCTTTGATGTTGTTTAGAATGAATCATACTCATGATCATCATTCTGAGCCTGGGGAAAAAACGGAAGAAGGCGGACATCACCACCACCATCATTAA